The genomic stretch TCGGTACGAGTATCGACGCGAATCCGTTCCCCAACCTTAATGAACAGGGGCACCTGCACTTCGGCACCGGTTTCCAGCTTGGCCGGTTTGGTTCCCCCCGTGGCGGTATCTCCCTTCACACCGGGATCCGTCTCAACCACTTCTAGGGTGACGGTATTGGGCAATTCCACATCGATCACCTGCCCATTCCAACGCAGGATCGCCACCTCCATATTTTCTTTCAAATACTTCACGGAAGTCCCAATTTGGGCGGCAGTAATTGGGGCTTGCTCATAGGTCTCCATGTCCATGAACACCAGATTATCCCCCTCAGCATAGAGGTACTGCATATCCACCTTTTCAATCGTGGCAGCAGGCAGAGTTTCACCGGCTCGAAAAGTTTTCTCCACAACGTTGCCAGTCTGCATGTTTTTGAGTTTGGTGCGTACAAAGGCCGCTCCCTTACCGGGTTTCACATGCAGAAAATCGATCACCTTGTAGGGGGCTCCATCAATTTCGACGGAGGTACCAGGGCGCAAATCGTTGCTTGAGATCATGTCGGCGAGGGGATCCGTTGCGTAGACTTCCCAATCTTACCGTGGCAATGGGGCACTCCGATTCAGCACCTGCGGATCAATGGGCGGTTGACGGCCATAAACGGGCAGCACCTCTTGCCATAGAGGGCGCAAGCCAGCCGAATAATCTTTCCGGGCCAATTCCGCCAAAGCCAGCACTGGCACGGGATCTGTAAAAACAGCAGCATCCACCTGCTGTGCTTCAGGCCAGTTTTCCAGGGCTTGTCCCCAAGTTTCTAGAGACCAAATCTGATCCGGCAATAGAACTGAAACTTGCTCTCGCTCAACTCGATACACCCCGCCATACCACTCCTGCCGCTTGGCATCCATGTACACAGCCACCGTTAAGGGATCTGGGGGGGATCCCTGATCCTGCCAAACCTGACGGGTGATCGCCGCCAATGCCGAATAGCCGAATACCGGGATCCGCAATTGTTGACCCAATAGCCGCGCTACGCTCACCCCCAAACGGCTGCCCGTGAAGCTACCCGGCCCTACAGCCACTGCAATGGCCGCAATCTGTAGCTGATCCTGAGAGGCTAGGAACTTTTTTAAGCAAGGATGGAGCTGAGCTGCCATCTGCCGCTCCAAAACCCAACATTGGCTGTAACCTTGCCCAGGATCTTCCCCAATCGGCAAAAGCGCCAAGCCCAAAACGGGGGTTGTGGTGTGGATCCCCAAGATCCACTCAGGTGTTGACATGGGAACTTCTCAGGAAAAGAAGGAAGGATTGACGAAACTTAACGGATCACTTAATCTTAGGGTGTAAATCTTCGCGCTTCCCTACGGGAAGTTCGTACCCAATCATGACTACTGTTATCCAACGTCGCTCTGCGAGCAACGTGTGGGAGCAGTTC from Thermostichus vulcanus str. 'Rupite' encodes the following:
- the efp gene encoding elongation factor P, coding for MISSNDLRPGTSVEIDGAPYKVIDFLHVKPGKGAAFVRTKLKNMQTGNVVEKTFRAGETLPAATIEKVDMQYLYAEGDNLVFMDMETYEQAPITAAQIGTSVKYLKENMEVAILRWNGQVIDVELPNTVTLEVVETDPGVKGDTATGGTKPAKLETGAEVQVPLFIKVGERIRVDTRTDSYLGRE
- the tsaB gene encoding tRNA (adenosine(37)-N6)-threonylcarbamoyltransferase complex dimerization subunit type 1 TsaB; the encoded protein is MSTPEWILGIHTTTPVLGLALLPIGEDPGQGYSQCWVLERQMAAQLHPCLKKFLASQDQLQIAAIAVAVGPGSFTGSRLGVSVARLLGQQLRIPVFGYSALAAITRQVWQDQGSPPDPLTVAVYMDAKRQEWYGGVYRVEREQVSVLLPDQIWSLETWGQALENWPEAQQVDAAVFTDPVPVLALAELARKDYSAGLRPLWQEVLPVYGRQPPIDPQVLNRSAPLPR